In Methermicoccus shengliensis DSM 18856, a single genomic region encodes these proteins:
- the argF gene encoding ornithine carbamoyltransferase has product MLDSIISLADLDRPQLWELMELAEQLKQMRARGREVEKRLSGKSVGMLFEKPSTRTRISFEVAVWELGGHPLFLSSKELQLGRGEPLKDTARVLSRYVHCVVARVISHDTLIELDRWSSIPVINALSDVEHPCQALADLLTIREAKGELEGVRAGWIGDGNNVCHSFMLGCALSGISLTVATPAGYEPNRDIVERARALGGDIALTHDPEQAAQGADVLYTDVWVSMGQDAERERRLMDFKGFQLSDELLALASSECIVLHCLPAHRGEEITDAVIEGERSMVFEQAENRLHAQKALLYKLFER; this is encoded by the coding sequence ATGCTGGACAGCATCATCTCCCTCGCCGACCTCGACCGCCCTCAGCTCTGGGAGCTAATGGAGCTTGCAGAGCAGCTAAAGCAGATGCGAGCAAGGGGAAGGGAGGTCGAAAAGAGGCTCTCTGGAAAGAGCGTGGGGATGCTGTTCGAAAAGCCCTCCACCCGCACGCGCATCTCCTTCGAGGTGGCGGTATGGGAGCTTGGAGGACATCCCCTATTTCTCTCCTCAAAGGAGCTACAGCTTGGAAGAGGTGAGCCCCTCAAGGACACAGCAAGGGTGCTGTCCAGATACGTGCACTGTGTGGTCGCAAGGGTGATATCCCACGATACCCTCATCGAGCTGGACAGGTGGAGCAGCATCCCCGTAATCAATGCCCTCTCTGATGTGGAGCATCCCTGTCAGGCACTCGCAGACCTGCTCACCATCAGAGAGGCAAAGGGAGAACTCGAGGGCGTGAGGGCTGGATGGATAGGCGATGGCAACAACGTGTGCCACTCCTTCATGCTGGGCTGTGCCCTCTCGGGAATATCTCTCACAGTGGCAACGCCAGCTGGCTATGAGCCAAACCGGGACATCGTGGAGAGGGCGAGGGCGCTTGGAGGCGATATCGCCCTGACCCATGACCCAGAGCAAGCAGCTCAGGGAGCCGATGTGCTGTACACCGATGTGTGGGTGTCGATGGGACAGGACGCTGAGAGGGAAAGAAGGCTCATGGACTTCAAAGGCTTTCAGCTGAGCGACGAGCTGCTTGCCCTCGCATCTTCTGAGTGCATCGTGCTGCACTGCCTTCCAGCCCACAGGGGAGAGGAGATCACAGATGCCGTAATAGAGGGTGAGCGCTCGATGGTGTTCGAGCAGGCTGAGAACAGGCTGCATGCACAAAAGGCACTGCTGTACAAGCTGTTTGAGAGATGA